A stretch of DNA from Acomys russatus chromosome 4, mAcoRus1.1, whole genome shotgun sequence:
tataatgtgatctagtgttctcttctgacctgctggctcacatgtggGCACagtgctgtataaataaataaataaatctttttttaaaaaatgaccaaaaagatttgtatgtgttttgcctgcatgcatatctgtataacatgcatgtgcctggagcccagaggccagaagagggcatcagatcacatggaactgaagttacagacagttgtgagcagccatatgGATGCTGAAAATCAGACCTGgggcctcaggaagagcagccagtgctttaaaccacagaaccatttctctagccccaattaaaaattttaaattggtcTTGAACATGTGGCAGTTTTTTTAACCTCAGCTTtttgagggctaggattacaagcatgagctaccacacctggctagattgaaggagtttttttttttttttttttaagtaaaaagataGAAACCAGGCCAATGAGATGATGCAGCAAGTAAAACTCTTTGCCaggcaagcctgacaacccaagtttTAGCACAGGAACCCTCAGTGGAAAGAGAACCAAACACTAAAAGTTGAGTTTAGACTTCCACCAGTGTGCCGTgggacacacacaaaatagtaaaataaaaaacttccaAAAAAGGAAACTACAGAGGACAGCTTCCAACAAAAAGATGACCGATGCAAACGTGCAGAACTTAAAGCAGGTTTCCCTTTAACTTAGGCTGGCCTGGGACACGTGTGTCAGCATCCAACAAGTATTgggaggggtttttgttttgtttttttttccttatttggtttttggaaacagggtttctctgtgtaccctttgctgtcctggactcgctttgcactcgcactcacagagatcctccgccttcctgagtgctgggattacaggactgcgccaccacaccgggcttcaAATATTGTTGAGTGAAGGAACTACTTTCCCctctttctatctttcagaaAAAGACCACAGACGTCTCACACATACATGGATGGTGAATTGTGAAGCGTGCCAGGGGAAGCTATAGACTCAGCACTGTCGCTTGGCCCTGGAGTGACACCGAACATGGGCTGGGGTCTACCAAACAGGAACTACTGCTCACTTCCTCGAAGCTGTCAAAGGGGAAGCAAAGAAATCCAAGTGGTGCGTAAAAGAAGACGTGAGGGCTCTTGGGCTCTACATTTTGCCAGCACCTGTGCCCTAACCCGAAGCAGCCGCACTCCATGGCTCCACACAGCCTCTAGGTCCCGACCCTAGTGCCTTGTGAACTCGCTCATGCAGCAATGAGCAGCTCCCTTGCCCCGCCCCAGCAGTCTCTTGTACTTTCCTGTAAAGTATGCCAAATTAGCACAAAGTGACACGAGGCTGACACTTGACTTGCTCCCGTGTCATGAGACTACCTCCTACCTTTCGACCATGTGACTGACTAGTTTGTGTCTCAGGCCCTGACATCTCGCTCACTGAATAATGCAAATCAGACGGGCTGTCTTCCTGCGGGTGTGGACAGCTGGCTCCATTCTGAACCGGGTAGATAACGCGGCGGACACGCTCCCCCACGAGCACGTTCGCGTACTATCCGGTGCCCACCACTCCCGTCTGACCTCGGCCGCCGCCGCTGCGGGTCGCGGAGGCCGGCCCGCTGTTCCCGGCACCGCCGCCAGGGGCCGCCGCCGCTCCCCTATGACACAGCAACAATAGGGGCCGCTCTGGCCCGCGCTTCCGCCGGAAACAGGCCGCCAGCGCGGAGGCGGGCCGGATACGACGGACGGCCGGCGAAGGCCAATCGGCTCTGGGTCAGGGCGGGCCTCGCGGCTGACGGAACTCACTCGGTGGCGGGGCGGGCCGAGCGCGGGCTTCCGGCGAGGCCCGGCAGGCGCCGAGAAGGAAGAGCGAGCCCGGACGGCGTCCCTAGGCCGAGTGTGAGCACAGTCAGGTAGGGgcccggcggcggcggcagcgggcCAGGGGCACGCGGCTCCAGGCTCCGCCGAGCGGCGGGGGGAACGGGACGCCGCAGCAGCGCGGGGCCGAGGCCGCCGGTGCCCTAGACGCGCCGGGCCATACGCGGCGAGGCTCTGCGCGGTCTGGCGGGCAGTGACGTCGCGGGCTGCGCTCCGTCCTGCGCACGCCAGCTGGCCTTGCGCAGCCTGGCGCGCTCCCGCTCCCGGGCAGCCGCGAGCCGAGCAGCGTTTGGGTGGGACATTGAGCACGCGACGCCGTACGACGGGCCTCGCTCTGCTTTTTCAGGATGACGACTTCAGGCGCGCTGTTCCCAAGCCTGGTGCCCGGCTCTCGGGGATCCTCTACCAAGTATCTGGTGGAGTTCCGGGCAGGAAAAATGTCATTAAAAGGAACTACGGTCACCCCAGATAAACGGAAAGGGCTCGTGTACATCCAGCAGACGGACGACTCCCTAATTCACTTCTGTTGGAAAGACAGGACCTCGGGGACCGTGGAGGATGTGAGTGTTTGTCACCAGACCAGGCCAGCGGGGGCTCTGAGCAGGAGCTGGGAATGTGGGGCCACTGGGGTAGGGCTCGATTGTCCCCAGGTTAGCAGGCTGCTCCTGTCACTCTTTGAAGCCATGCACCCCCATGGTGACCACGGTTCTTAAGATTTTAGCAGAGACAGCTTGCCGGCAGCATGACGGGCCCCTCAGCCCTGGCTTTAAACTTGCAGTGTTGTGGAGGAGCGTACAGCTATGGCCCTCAGCACAGCCGCAGCTAGTTCAGCTCTCTGAAGAGGCTGCTTTCCTTAGGGCTCTTTGTCTCTCAGACTGCAGTGTTCTTTGTTACACTTAGAAGCAGCCAGAGTTGGTTGGCCTTTTTGCTTCTTGGAGCACAGTTCCAGAATGTCTCTATTAAAAGTTACCAGGTCCTCAGGGTTCATCTTTTTGACCCTTCTGGGCCCTCCCACCTGTCTCCACTGGGGTCTGAGCCTTCTGGACCCCACTCTGTTACTGGGTGCTGCAAGTTTCCAGGGGACCTaagccttggtggtggtggtggcagtggtggcggtgtatgtgtgtgtatgactgccATCCTTGTGTTACCAGGACTTGATTATCTTTCctgatgactgtgagttcaagagggTGCCTCAGTGTCCCAGCGGGAGGGTCTACGTGCTCAAGTTTAAGGCGGGGTCCAAGCGGCTCTTCTTCTGGATGCAGGTAAGCAGGAGAGTGGTCCACGCTGCCTAGTGATGCACTTGACAGAGGGTGCTGACCTGGAGTGCTGGCTCCAGCTGAGTTCCTGTGGAGCCGTCCACAGGCACACGGCTCAGGGCTCCTGTTGCTCCCTGGCCTTTCACTGTCATGGTTCCCTCTCACCCACAGCCGTAGTGCCCCTCAAATGGAGGGTGCGGGGGTCTCCACATTGTGCTGCCTGTTAGAGTCCATTGGTATATTTGTATTTCTTAGGCTGTTATTGTGATTTTGCGGCAGTGTGGGCCATGGCTCTCTTGGGTCAGAAGCTAGACTTGGGGCGTGTTTGGGCGTGGGGCAGACATTTTCAGGATGGACAGTCATTGCTGCTGTCCTCCTGTTGTAGTTCCAGGAGGGAAGAGGGTTCTGGTCACCTGAGCCAGAGGATCCAGAACACAGGACAGTGGGGATGTGGCTGTTTTGGAACATCTGTAGTTGTGAACTGATGGAGGGTGATTGCTTGCTACAGAGGATGTCTCCACAGTCTGAACACTGTTGATGGACCCCGTTAGTTAGAGTTAGCACTTTGATTTCACTCTGTAATGTCTTTCTTGCCCCTTTGCCAACAGTGTTCTGTCCTGCAGTCAGGGCCAGCTGTCCCCCAGGCAGTGGCTTTATGGCCCATACTCACTGCTGTAATTACTGTGCCTGTGAGAGCCTAGGCTGGGTTCTGTCTCTGATGCTGTGACTTTTGCAGGTCACTGCCTCTCCAGTCAGTGTGTGGGCTGAATTGGGGTAGCCGGCCGGCCATGTGGAGCTAGGAAGCCAGCAGGAATGAGCCAGCACCTTGTGCAAACTGCTCAGCCTTGGCTCGTTGTGTGTCCTCTCTGGCAGGAGCCCAAGACTGACCAAGATGAGGAGCATTGCCGGAAAGTCAACGAGTGTCTGAACAACCCCCCCATGCCCGGGGCACTGGGAACAAGTGGGAGTGGTGGCCATGAGCTCTCAGCACTGGGCGGTAATGATCACCCGGGTCTGTGTGGGGCAGTGTCCTCGGTGAACCATAGATTGTAAGGCAGAGCTCTGCCCAAGTTCTGGTTTTCTTTACTCCCATCTATACTGGACAGAACTCACTGGTCGGTGCTGCCTCCTTCCAGAGGCTTACTCCCTCAGTGGCTCTGGGGTGGGCCATGGCCACTGCAGGCCCATGTCTGACTCCTGTGTTCATAGGTGAGGGTGGCCTGCAGAGCCTGTTGGGGAACATGAGTCACAGCCAGCTCATGCAGCTCATCGGACCAGCTGGCCTCGGAGGACTGGGTAAGGCCCTGCTGGCTATCCCTGGCTCCCCCATACGACACCTTCTATGTTCCTGTGTTCCTTGTGCCATGTTTTTGCAAGTTGTTTGCTGGGTGGGCAGGGAGGAACCTGGTCTTAGACCTGTGTATGTAGGAGGCACAGTTTTGCCCAAGTGGTGGCCTATTGAGCATGCATGTGGGTGGAGTGAAAATGACCTAGCTTTCAGAATTCAGACAGTCTGGGCATATCTCTAGAACACATTTCTTTGCTCCTTTAGGTGGGCTTGGGGCCCTCACTGGACCAGGCCTGGCCAGCTTGCTGGGGAGCAGCGGGCCTCCTGCAAGCAGCTCTTCGTCCAGGTGAGCCCCCAGCTCCCACTGCCTGACATGGGTACCAGCATTGCCGTCTCCTCTCTGGAGACCTTGCTTAGGTAGGGGAGGGGGTCCTCCAGACCTGTTGAGTAGCCCTGAAGCACGGTGGGCCTAGCTGCTCCAGCCCTCGCTCACTTTCCCCAGCTCCCGGAGCCAGTCGGCAGCCGTCACCCCATCCTCCACCACCTCTTCCGCTCGCGCCACCCCAGCCCCTTCTGCCCCAGCAGCTGCTTCGGCAACCAGCCCGAGTCCCGCACCCAGCTCAGGTAATGGAACGAGCACAGCTGCCAGCCCGACACAGCCCATCCAGCTGAGCGACCTCCAGAGCATTCTGGCCACTATGAATGTGCCCGCAGGGCCAGGAGGCAGCCAGCAAGGTAAGGAGCTGGGGGAGCTCATGGGGTGAATGACTGCTACTTAGAAACTCTGTGTCCAGGGTGCCAGGCCACACTTGCCCACCTCACCCTGCCTGTGCTGCCCTC
This window harbors:
- the Adrm1 gene encoding proteasomal ubiquitin receptor ADRM1 — translated: MTTSGALFPSLVPGSRGSSTKYLVEFRAGKMSLKGTTVTPDKRKGLVYIQQTDDSLIHFCWKDRTSGTVEDDLIIFPDDCEFKRVPQCPSGRVYVLKFKAGSKRLFFWMQEPKTDQDEEHCRKVNECLNNPPMPGALGTSGSGGHELSALGGEGGLQSLLGNMSHSQLMQLIGPAGLGGLGGLGALTGPGLASLLGSSGPPASSSSSSSRSQSAAVTPSSTTSSARATPAPSAPAAASATSPSPAPSSGNGTSTAASPTQPIQLSDLQSILATMNVPAGPGGSQQVDLASVLTPEIMAPILANADVQERLLPYLPSGESLPQTADEIQNTLTSPQFQQALGMFSAALASGQLGPLMCQFGLPAEAVEAANKGDVEAFAKAMQNNAKSDPKEGDAKDKKDEEEDMSLD